In the Bos taurus isolate L1 Dominette 01449 registration number 42190680 breed Hereford chromosome 21, ARS-UCD2.0, whole genome shotgun sequence genome, one interval contains:
- the WHAMM gene encoding WASP homolog-associated protein with actin, membranes and microtubules (The RefSeq protein has 1 frameshift compared to this genomic sequence), whose translation MEDEQPDSLEGWVPVREDLFAEPERHQLRFLVAWNDVEGKFAVTCHDRTAQRRRWREGSQAGPEPAPEPEAAAPPPSWAGLLSAAGLRGAHRQLAALWPPLEPCFPRLPPELDVGGGGAWGLGLGLWTLVWPAPTGPGEAALQELCRQLERYLGQAADGCGGAAVRDALFPGQRCAADCESTREFRERALRARRDEASARLRQLLQGHEKANTMVALMNVYREEDEAYQELVTATTMFFQYLLQPFRDMRELATSCKLAILKSLDEDDLGPKRIVALQKEAQEWTRQAEEAIVSIQDITVNYFEKTVEALAGMKKQMAQDEKRFGQAAWATATPRLEKLKLMLAREALQLMRAKELCLNHRRAEIRGKMEDLPEQEKKINIVDDLEIQYYEVQLELYEVKFEILKYEEILLVTQLDSIKRLIKDKQDEVIYYDPCESPEELTVMDGVMGLQEGKQLEVGVLSRQCQQLESKRGSICARRARLRNRKDQCKENHRLRLQQAEERIKYSHQHHSVQRKRDKKKEEEQKKREWINQERQKTLQRLRAFKERCPGQPVLKSSRSQPVTPDLPNGLPKQTPPPTSQMTAVIHPSSRKTRSAPLSEVSTVKTPEREDCAGDSPVPTLVSTGDQTHSTSSEELLPPPLPPPPPPPPPPPPPPLPAQPFSSQPANHRNLRFGTSVKDDQPLPLVCESPTENPRGPADSFSGPGSMDEVLASLRHGRAPPQKVQAPALPPPRASVNEHILAAIRQGVKLKKVHPAPGPSPSSKPTSDLEKSIKAALQRIKRVSADSEEEGEEGDEQGPHEWDH comes from the exons ATGGAGGACGAGCAGCCCGACAGCTTGGAGGGCTGGGTACCGGTCCGCGAGGACCTCTTCGCTGAGCCCGAGCGGCACCAGCTGCGCTTCCTGGTGGCCTGGAATGATGTGGAGGGCAAGTTCGCCGTGACTTGTCACGACCGCACGGCGCAGCGGCGGCGGTGGCGCGAAGGGAGCCAGGCGGGGCCCGAACCCGCGCCCGAGCCCGAGGCTGCCGCGCCCCCGCCCAGTTGGGCGGGCCTGCTCTCGGCCGCCGGGCTCCGCGGCGCGCACCGTCAGCTGGCAGCGCTGTGGCCGCCGCTCGAGCCCTGCTTCCCGCGGTTGCCGCCGGAGCTAGACGTGGGCGGCggcggggcctggggcctggggcttgGGCTGTGGACGCTGGTGTGGCCGGCGCCCACGGGCCCGGGCGAGGCAGCGCTGCAGGAGCTGTGCAGGCAGCTGGAACGCTACCTCGGCCAGGCGGCCGACGGCTGCGGCGGCGCGGCCGTGCGCGACGCGCTCTTCCCCGGCCAGCGCTGCGCGGCCGACTGCGAGAGCACGCGAGAATTCCGGGAGCGAGCCCTGCGCGCGCGGCGCGATGAGGCGAGCGCGCGGCTGCGCCAG TTGCTTCAAGGGCATGAAAAAGCCAACACCATGGTAGCATTAATGAATGTGTATCGAGAGGAAGATGAAGCGTACCAGGAATTAGTTACTGCGACAACCATGTTCTTTCAATATTTACTGCAGCCATTCAGGGACATGCGAGAACTTGCAACTTCATGTAAGCTTGCTATTTTG AAGTCCTTGGATGAAGATGATCTAGGTCCTAAAAGGATAGTTGCCCTGCagaaggaagcccaagaatggaCCAGACAGGCTGAAGAAGCTATAGTCTCTATTCAAGATATTACagtgaattattttgaaaaaacgGTAGAAGCATTAGCAG GAATGAAGAAACAGATGGCGCAGGATGAGAAGAGATTCGGCCAGGCTGCCTGGGCCACAGCAACTCCCAGGTTGGAAAAACTCAAGCTGATGTTAGCCCGGGAGGCTCTACAACTCATGAGAGCCAAAGAGCTGTGTTTAAATCACAGAAGAGCTGAAATTCGGGGCAAG ATGGAAGATCTtccagaacaagaaaaaaaaataaacattgtagATGACTTAGAAATACAATATTATGAAGTTCAATTAGAATTATACGAGGTTAAATTTGAGatattaaaatatgaagaaatactgCTTGTTACACAGTTGGACTCCATTAAAAGACTTATAAAAg ATAAACAGGATGAAGTGATCTACTACGACCCGTGTGAAAGCCCAGAGGAACTTACGGTCATGGATGGTGTGATGGGGCTACAGGAAGGGAAgcagctggaggtgggggtgctCAGCCGGCAGTGCCAGCAGCTGGAGTCAAAGCGGGGCAGCATCTGTGCCAGGAGAGCCCGTCTCAGGAACAGAAAG gatcaatgcaaagaaaatcaTCGACTCAGATTGCAACAGgctgaagaaagaataaaatattctcaTCAGCACCACAGTGTTCAGAGG aaaagagacaagaaaaaagaggaggaacaaaagaaaagagaatggataaaccaaGAACGCCAAAAAACCCTCCAACGATTAAGAGCATTTAAAGAG AGATGTCCAGGCCAGCCTGTCCTAAAGAGCTCTCGCTCACAACCTGTGACTCCAGACCTGCCGAATGGACTACCCAAGCAGACACCCCCACCGACTTCTCAGATGACAGCCGTGATCCATCCATCCTCTAGGAAAACCAGAAGTGCTCCCTTGTCTGAAGTCAGTACTGTGAAAACCCCTGAGCGTGAAGACTGTGCTGGAGACAGCCCTGTCCCGACTTTGGTTTC AACTGGTGACCAAACACATTCCACGTCAAGTGAGGaactgctgccgccgccgctgcctcCGCCTCCCCCGccacctcctcccccaccaccaccgccCCTCCCTGCTCAGCCCTTTTCTTCTCAACCTGCAAATCATCGGAATTTACGCTTCGGGACTTCAGTGAAAGATGATCAGCCACTTCCACTAGTGTGTGAATCACCCACTGAGAACCCACGTGGTCCCGCAGACAGTTTTAGTGgcccag GGTCGATGGACGAAGTGCTGGCCTCCCTAAGGCATGGCAGGGCCCCTCCCCAGAAGGTGCAGGCGCCCGCGTTGCCCCCTCCCCGAGCCTCAGTCAACGAGCACATTCTGGCTGCCATAAGGCAGGGGGTCAAACTGAAGAAGGTCCACCCTGCCCCTGGCCCGAGCCCCAGCAGTAAACCCACCAGCGACCTGGAGAAGAGCATCAAGGCAGCACTGCAGAGAATCAAGAGGGTGTCTGCTGACTCggaggaagagggggaggaaGGCGATGAACAGGGCCCCCACGAGTGGGATCATTAG